One part of the Alistipes onderdonkii genome encodes these proteins:
- a CDS encoding TonB-dependent receptor, giving the protein MTRILHCLTFIFGVLLLSCPASAQPAAGGKVVFEVTDSLHTPLAYATIALKAHADGKMYAATTGLDGKCVFTLPADMYDAGITFVGYEPRHMSVAAVEARDQYHTVRLRIASVSIQDVVVTASESKGVTSSSVIDRKAMEHIQPSSFADLLALLPGGSSSSPVLSAPNTIHLREIGISNDDYATSSLGTSFVIDGAPMRNDANMQYIPGADQLLERKLFINKGVDMRSISTDEIQHVEIVRGIPSVEYGDLTSGLVKIERKRGGKALTARFKADMDSKLFSVGKGFEIPDRGLTVNIGADLLDSKADPRNKLENYKRMTGSLRIHKTWDASPDHTLALGTNLDYTGSFDNRKVDPESNNGNLDDFKSKYNRFALSVGFDYTSKKEGFFRSFEATASVDYSRDRIERRKFMQVTRPTAVPNSLAPGEHDAQFLEASYIADLTVDGQPLNAYAKALATFGVKTAATSSTIVAGADWALDKNLGRGQVYDMLHPLSSDAATRPRAYSDIPAQHDLGLFVEDNTTVALGRSRLEVMAGVRATTMLNLSREYALRGRFYFDPRFNARFAFPVLKLGRRTLETAVSGGVGWHTKTPTMDQLYPAPLYYDFQQLNYYHANPAFRRINMVTYVVDPTNYSLGAARNFKWEVRGDVTLDGNRFSLTYFEEDMKSGFRTANRYASYTRKQYDYSGVDDSQLEGPPSLEGMPYTVDTLVRAAGVATNGSRTRKRGVEFTFSSQRIESLRTRLTVTGAWFRTEYGNSDPVYENPGTVINGKPYVYTGIYASDGNYIREMWHTNFMVDTDIPRLGLGFSFTFQCRWHYRQYNGAKSSRPFAYFGPDGVVRDYTDESAADPYLKWLVRSYNQAAFRWENIPFYMTTNLKVTKKLFREKVMVAMFITQMFNYMPSYKIDGVRVRRHASPYFGMEVNFRL; this is encoded by the coding sequence ATGACGCGAATCTTACATTGCCTGACATTCATTTTCGGCGTGCTTCTGCTTTCGTGCCCGGCCAGCGCGCAGCCTGCGGCGGGCGGCAAGGTGGTGTTCGAAGTCACCGATTCGCTGCATACCCCGCTCGCCTACGCCACCATCGCGCTGAAAGCCCATGCGGACGGGAAGATGTACGCCGCGACGACGGGTCTCGACGGTAAATGCGTCTTCACGCTTCCTGCCGACATGTACGATGCCGGCATTACGTTCGTCGGGTACGAACCGCGGCACATGTCGGTTGCGGCCGTTGAGGCGCGCGACCAGTACCATACGGTGCGCCTTCGTATCGCCTCCGTCTCCATCCAGGACGTCGTCGTCACGGCCTCCGAATCGAAGGGGGTCACCAGCTCCTCGGTGATCGACCGCAAGGCGATGGAGCACATCCAGCCGTCGAGTTTCGCCGACCTGCTTGCACTGCTTCCGGGCGGCTCCTCCTCGTCGCCGGTGTTGTCGGCGCCCAATACGATCCATCTGCGCGAGATCGGCATTTCGAATGACGATTACGCCACTTCGTCCCTCGGTACCTCTTTCGTCATCGACGGCGCCCCCATGCGCAACGACGCCAACATGCAGTATATTCCCGGGGCCGACCAGCTCCTCGAACGCAAACTGTTTATAAACAAGGGTGTTGACATGCGGTCGATCTCCACCGACGAGATCCAGCATGTCGAGATCGTCCGCGGTATCCCCTCGGTCGAGTACGGCGACCTGACGAGCGGTCTGGTGAAGATCGAGCGAAAACGGGGCGGGAAGGCGCTGACCGCCCGTTTCAAGGCGGATATGGACAGTAAACTCTTCTCCGTCGGCAAGGGTTTCGAAATTCCCGACCGCGGCCTCACGGTCAATATCGGCGCCGATCTGCTCGACTCCAAGGCCGACCCGCGCAACAAACTCGAAAACTACAAGCGCATGACCGGGTCGCTGCGCATCCATAAAACCTGGGACGCTTCGCCGGATCACACCCTCGCACTGGGTACGAACCTCGACTATACCGGGTCGTTCGACAACCGGAAAGTCGACCCGGAGAGCAACAACGGCAATCTCGACGACTTCAAATCCAAATACAACCGCTTCGCGCTGAGCGTCGGTTTCGATTACACCTCGAAGAAGGAGGGCTTCTTCCGCTCCTTCGAAGCCACCGCTTCGGTCGATTACTCGCGCGACCGCATCGAGCGCCGGAAGTTCATGCAGGTGACCCGCCCTACGGCCGTGCCCAACAGCCTCGCCCCGGGCGAACACGACGCCCAGTTCCTCGAAGCGAGCTACATTGCCGACCTGACGGTCGACGGCCAGCCCCTGAACGCCTATGCCAAGGCACTGGCCACCTTCGGGGTCAAGACCGCCGCGACCTCCAGCACCATCGTTGCGGGAGCCGACTGGGCGCTGGACAAGAACCTCGGGCGCGGGCAGGTATACGACATGCTGCACCCCCTTTCGTCCGACGCCGCCACGCGCCCGCGGGCCTACAGCGACATTCCGGCACAGCACGACCTCGGCCTGTTCGTCGAGGACAATACGACGGTCGCCCTCGGCCGCTCGCGGCTCGAAGTGATGGCCGGCGTGCGCGCCACCACCATGCTCAACCTGTCGCGGGAATACGCCCTGCGCGGCAGGTTCTATTTCGATCCCCGTTTCAACGCGCGTTTCGCGTTCCCGGTGTTGAAGCTCGGCCGCCGTACGCTCGAAACCGCCGTTTCCGGAGGCGTCGGATGGCATACCAAGACGCCGACGATGGATCAGCTCTACCCCGCACCGCTCTACTACGATTTCCAGCAGCTCAATTATTACCACGCCAACCCGGCTTTCCGCCGCATCAACATGGTGACCTATGTCGTCGACCCGACGAACTATTCGCTCGGCGCCGCGCGCAATTTCAAATGGGAGGTGCGCGGCGACGTGACGTTGGACGGCAACCGCTTTTCGCTCACCTATTTCGAGGAGGACATGAAGTCGGGGTTCCGCACGGCGAACCGCTATGCGAGCTATACCCGCAAACAGTACGATTACAGCGGCGTGGACGATTCCCAGCTCGAAGGGCCCCCTTCGCTCGAAGGCATGCCCTACACGGTCGACACGCTGGTGCGTGCGGCGGGCGTGGCGACCAACGGCAGCCGCACCCGCAAGCGGGGCGTCGAATTCACCTTCTCCTCGCAGCGCATCGAGTCCCTGCGCACCCGTCTGACGGTCACCGGAGCCTGGTTCCGCACCGAATACGGCAACAGCGACCCGGTATACGAAAATCCCGGGACGGTCATCAACGGCAAGCCGTATGTCTACACCGGGATCTATGCTTCCGACGGCAACTACATCCGGGAGATGTGGCATACCAATTTCATGGTTGACACCGACATTCCCCGCCTGGGGCTCGGCTTCTCGTTCACGTTCCAGTGCCGGTGGCACTACCGGCAGTACAACGGCGCCAAGAGCAGCCGCCCGTTCGCCTATTTCGGCCCCGACGGGGTCGTCCGTGACTACACCGACGAATCGGCCGCCGATCCCTACCTCAAGTGGCTCGTCCGCTCCTACAACCAGGCGGCCTTCCGTTGGGAAAACATTCCTTTCTACATGACTACCAACCTGAAAGTCACCAAAAAGCTCTTCCGCGAGAAGGTGATGGTGGCCATGTTCATTACGCAGATGTTCAATTACATGCCGAGCTACAAGATCGACGGCGTGCGCGTACGCCGCCATGCATCCCCTTATTTCGGAATGGAAGTTAATTTCAGGCTATGA
- a CDS encoding helix-turn-helix domain-containing protein, whose product MATTTLHIRNMVCNRCILVVRQLLEGLGLTPLHIELGKAIVQEELPPEAKAALNTALEAVGFELIDDRRSLLIERLRNAVIELAHYHDDGMRTNLSDYLSEKFHSDYSALSKLFSEMTGITLEKYYIAQRVERVKELLVYNELSLGQIADKLNYSSTAHLSAQFKSVTGITPSEFRKRSDRKRRPLDQV is encoded by the coding sequence ATGGCTACGACGACGCTACATATCAGGAACATGGTCTGCAACCGGTGCATACTGGTCGTACGGCAGCTGCTCGAAGGGCTGGGGCTGACGCCTCTCCACATCGAGCTGGGCAAGGCCATCGTACAGGAAGAGCTGCCGCCGGAGGCCAAGGCAGCGCTGAATACGGCATTGGAGGCCGTGGGATTCGAACTGATCGACGACAGGCGCTCGCTGCTGATCGAACGGCTGCGCAACGCAGTGATCGAGTTGGCGCACTACCACGACGACGGCATGCGGACGAACCTGTCGGATTACCTGTCGGAGAAATTCCACAGCGATTACAGTGCCCTGAGCAAGTTGTTCTCGGAGATGACAGGTATCACGCTGGAAAAATATTACATTGCACAGCGGGTCGAACGGGTCAAGGAACTGCTGGTATACAATGAACTGTCCCTCGGCCAGATCGCCGACAAACTCAACTATTCGAGCACGGCGCACCTGAGCGCCCAGTTCAAAAGCGTCACGGGCATAACGCCCAGCGAATTCCGGAAGCGGAGCGACCGGAAACGCCGGCCGCTCGACCAGGTATAG
- a CDS encoding heavy metal translocating P-type ATPase, with protein MATDKTVKTIFPVLGMSCAACAARVEKVLAHQPGVYAARINYAAANAAVEYDPARTAPGSLREAVRAAGYDLVTGTGADAAAQAELAPAEHLRQLKSRTLWAMLLALPVMAIAMFFEAMPYAVPAMWLLSTPVVFWLGRGFHIRAWRQLRHGTANMDTLVAVSTGTAYLFSVFNMLFPGFWLARGIEPHVYFEAASMIVAFILLGRLLEERAKGDTAAAIRKLMGLQPETVTLADAQGRQRTVPLAQVQAGDTVVVKPGERIAVDGTVAEGSSYVDESMLSGEPAAVRKAAGAKVYAGTINQRGSFLFRAERVGAETLLAHIVRMVQEAQGSKAPVQKLVDRIAAVFVPAVIAVALIAFVLWAVLGGDDGFTHGLLAFVTVLIVACPCALGLATPTAIMVGIGKGAGAGILIKDAESLETAKSIGTVVLDKTGTLTEGKPIVTDLLWTGDEQRLGRVFYSMESRSEHPLAEALAERLKGEGIPISDFENLPGRGVKGVAAGRTYLAGNRLLLEENGIAAPSHLLREADRLAAAAKTVVWFAEGGEAVGIAAIADRIRPGAAQAVAELRAMGLDVRLLTGDNEATARAIAAEAGITACEAGVLPDGKAAYIRRLQAEGRRVAMVGDGINDSAALAQADLSIAMGQGSDIAMDVAKITIMTPDLGKIADAIRLSAATVRTIRQNLFWAFIYNLIGVPVAAGVLFPLNGFLLNPMLAGAAMALSSVSVVANSLRLKAKGGRARKNDGREPIPINNMEKTMEKKYRIEGMMCGHCRMHVEKALNGIDGVRATVELEPPVATVEFSGGEKPLAELQRALDGAGEYKITEV; from the coding sequence ATGGCAACCGACAAAACCGTGAAAACGATATTCCCCGTGCTCGGCATGAGCTGTGCCGCCTGCGCTGCACGGGTCGAAAAAGTCCTTGCGCACCAACCGGGCGTGTATGCGGCGCGTATCAACTATGCGGCGGCGAACGCCGCCGTGGAGTACGACCCGGCGCGTACGGCCCCCGGATCACTGCGCGAAGCCGTCCGCGCAGCGGGCTACGACCTGGTGACCGGCACCGGCGCCGATGCCGCCGCACAGGCGGAGCTGGCGCCGGCGGAACACCTCCGGCAGCTCAAGAGCCGCACCCTGTGGGCAATGCTGCTGGCACTGCCCGTCATGGCGATCGCCATGTTCTTCGAGGCGATGCCTTACGCCGTCCCGGCCATGTGGCTGCTCTCGACCCCGGTGGTATTCTGGCTGGGACGCGGGTTCCACATCCGCGCATGGCGGCAACTGCGGCACGGGACGGCCAACATGGACACGCTCGTGGCGGTAAGTACGGGCACGGCCTACCTGTTCAGTGTCTTCAACATGCTGTTCCCGGGATTCTGGCTCGCCCGCGGCATCGAGCCGCACGTGTATTTCGAGGCCGCGAGCATGATCGTCGCCTTCATCCTGCTGGGCAGGCTGCTCGAAGAGCGGGCAAAGGGCGACACGGCTGCGGCGATCAGAAAACTGATGGGATTGCAACCCGAAACCGTAACCCTCGCCGACGCGCAGGGACGGCAGCGAACCGTGCCCCTTGCGCAGGTGCAGGCCGGGGATACGGTCGTCGTGAAGCCGGGGGAGCGGATCGCCGTGGACGGCACGGTCGCCGAAGGCAGTTCCTACGTGGACGAAAGTATGCTGAGCGGCGAACCCGCAGCCGTACGCAAGGCTGCCGGGGCGAAAGTATACGCAGGGACGATCAACCAGAGGGGGTCGTTCCTGTTCCGGGCGGAAAGGGTCGGGGCGGAGACCCTGCTGGCCCACATCGTGCGCATGGTGCAGGAGGCACAGGGCAGCAAGGCGCCCGTGCAGAAGCTGGTCGACCGGATCGCGGCAGTATTCGTGCCCGCCGTCATCGCCGTCGCCCTCATCGCCTTTGTGCTTTGGGCCGTATTGGGCGGCGACGACGGGTTCACGCACGGGCTGCTGGCCTTCGTGACCGTGCTGATCGTGGCGTGTCCCTGCGCCCTGGGGCTGGCGACCCCAACGGCCATCATGGTGGGCATCGGCAAGGGTGCCGGGGCAGGAATCCTGATAAAAGATGCCGAGAGCCTCGAAACGGCGAAAAGCATCGGCACCGTCGTACTGGACAAGACCGGGACGCTCACCGAAGGGAAACCCATCGTGACGGATTTGCTGTGGACGGGGGACGAGCAGCGGTTGGGCCGGGTATTTTACAGCATGGAGTCGCGTTCGGAGCATCCGTTGGCCGAAGCCCTCGCGGAGCGGTTGAAAGGGGAAGGCATCCCTATTTCGGATTTCGAGAACCTGCCCGGGCGCGGGGTGAAGGGCGTGGCGGCGGGGCGGACGTACCTGGCAGGCAACAGGCTGCTGCTGGAGGAAAACGGCATCGCCGCGCCATCGCACCTGTTGCGGGAAGCGGATCGGCTGGCCGCGGCGGCGAAGACCGTCGTCTGGTTCGCCGAAGGGGGCGAAGCGGTAGGCATCGCCGCCATCGCCGACCGGATCAGGCCGGGCGCCGCACAAGCCGTCGCGGAGCTCCGCGCCATGGGGCTTGACGTGCGGCTGCTGACAGGCGATAACGAAGCGACGGCACGTGCCATAGCCGCCGAAGCAGGGATAACGGCCTGCGAGGCGGGTGTCCTGCCGGACGGGAAGGCCGCCTATATCCGCCGCCTGCAGGCCGAAGGGCGCAGGGTGGCGATGGTCGGCGACGGGATCAACGACAGCGCGGCCTTGGCACAGGCCGACCTGAGTATCGCCATGGGACAGGGGAGCGACATCGCCATGGATGTGGCCAAGATCACGATCATGACCCCCGACCTCGGAAAAATCGCCGACGCGATCCGCCTTTCAGCGGCAACCGTGCGCACAATCCGGCAAAACCTGTTCTGGGCATTCATCTACAACCTGATCGGGGTGCCGGTCGCCGCCGGGGTGCTTTTCCCGCTCAACGGGTTCCTGCTGAACCCGATGCTGGCCGGGGCGGCCATGGCCCTGAGCAGCGTCAGCGTGGTGGCGAACAGCCTGCGACTGAAGGCGAAGGGCGGCAGGGCGCGGAAAAACGACGGAAGAGAACCAATACCTATAAATAATATGGAAAAAACGATGGAAAAGAAGTATCGGATCGAAGGGATGATGTGCGGGCACTGCCGGATGCACGTCGAAAAGGCACTGAACGGAATCGACGGAGTACGTGCGACCGTGGAGCTGGAGCCCCCGGTGGCGACGGTGGAGTTCAGCGGCGGGGAAAAACCGCTGGCGGAATTGCAGCGGGCGCTGGACGGAGCCGGGGAATATAAGATAACGGAAGTGTAA
- a CDS encoding tyrosine-type recombinase/integrase, translating into MTRTRNYEFDFMSCFSKHISDYEKAGRKGSAANYRSSYRLLLSFLDGQHLTSQHLSARWVERYERWLRARGVTTNTVTFHLRNLRAVYNRSVKKRFIPASFPNPFFHLTVRQTVTRKRALSRETIKRICTADLSALHPKYSLARDIFMFSFFTRGMSFVDMVYLRSSDIHDGVLTYARHKTGQMLSMRIEPQLQHIIDRYSNASPYILPILAKDDSYDNYRQQQRELNKFIRKIGVLLNIPEPLTFYVARHSWATLARDCGTPLTVISAGMGHTSERTTRIYLAQLDHNIIDKANRKIIDLQ; encoded by the coding sequence ATGACACGCACCCGTAATTATGAATTCGATTTCATGTCGTGTTTCTCAAAACACATCTCCGACTACGAGAAAGCCGGGCGCAAAGGCTCGGCTGCGAACTACCGGTCGTCATACAGGCTGCTGCTGAGTTTCCTCGACGGCCAGCACTTGACGTCGCAACACCTCTCGGCCCGCTGGGTAGAGCGTTACGAACGCTGGCTCCGGGCGCGGGGCGTGACAACCAACACGGTGACGTTCCACCTGCGCAACCTGAGGGCGGTTTACAACCGTTCCGTGAAAAAACGGTTCATACCGGCCTCGTTCCCCAATCCCTTCTTCCACCTGACCGTCAGGCAGACCGTAACGCGCAAACGGGCGCTGTCACGCGAAACCATCAAACGGATATGCACGGCCGACCTCTCGGCGCTGCATCCCAAGTACTCCCTCGCACGCGACATCTTCATGTTCAGTTTCTTCACCCGCGGCATGTCGTTCGTAGATATGGTATATCTGCGCAGCAGCGACATCCATGACGGCGTATTGACCTATGCACGCCATAAAACGGGGCAGATGCTCTCGATGCGCATCGAGCCGCAATTGCAGCACATTATCGACCGTTACAGCAATGCTTCGCCTTATATACTCCCCATACTGGCAAAAGACGACAGCTATGACAATTACCGCCAGCAGCAGCGCGAGCTGAATAAATTTATCCGAAAAATCGGAGTCCTGCTCAATATCCCGGAACCGCTGACATTCTATGTCGCACGACACTCATGGGCAACTCTGGCCCGTGATTGCGGCACACCGCTCACGGTGATCAGCGCCGGGATGGGACACACGTCCGAACGGACGACGCGCATCTATCTCGCACAACTCGACCACAACATCATCGACAAAGCCAATCGAAAAATCATCGACTTGCAGTAA
- a CDS encoding OmpA family protein: MKRLYLIALFIIVSLAATAQENGNRDAQNRIVRGPYETNRFFDNIFVGVAGGVNIYFGEHDSYGKFGKRMAPALDIHVGKWFTPSIGARVGYSGLQAKGWTTAGTKYAKGADGSMFKEKFGVSYLHADAMWNFSNAVSGYKETRTWNFVPFVGVGWARSYGNDTHDNEIGFDAGLLNVVRLCDLLDLTLEARCLLVNQRFDGVGGGRIGEGMLSVTAGLSFNLNRRGFKRASQAQPVDYTSYLDRIKRLENTNNELASQNSELSDENEKLRNMPPKVVAEQKVSASPVALFFKIGKATLDKKEQTNLEFYVRNAMKADKDKTFTLIGSADKDTGTKEINQRLSEQRMEYVYNLLKDKYGIDPSRLVKKAEGDTNNRFAEPELNRAVIVE, from the coding sequence ATGAAACGCCTCTACCTTATTGCCCTCTTTATCATCGTCAGCCTTGCCGCCACGGCACAGGAGAACGGCAATCGCGATGCGCAGAACCGCATCGTGCGCGGCCCCTATGAAACGAACCGCTTTTTCGACAACATCTTCGTCGGCGTCGCCGGCGGTGTAAATATCTATTTCGGCGAACACGACTCCTACGGCAAATTCGGCAAACGCATGGCCCCGGCACTGGACATCCATGTCGGAAAATGGTTCACCCCCTCGATCGGCGCCCGCGTCGGATACTCCGGCCTGCAGGCCAAAGGGTGGACGACCGCAGGCACCAAATACGCAAAGGGTGCCGACGGAAGCATGTTCAAGGAGAAATTCGGCGTATCGTACCTGCATGCCGATGCAATGTGGAACTTCTCGAACGCCGTGAGCGGCTACAAGGAGACCCGCACCTGGAATTTTGTACCCTTCGTCGGAGTGGGTTGGGCGCGTTCCTATGGCAACGACACCCACGACAACGAAATCGGCTTCGACGCAGGTCTGCTGAATGTAGTGCGCCTCTGCGATCTGCTCGACCTGACGCTCGAAGCTCGCTGCCTGCTGGTCAACCAGCGTTTCGACGGCGTGGGCGGTGGCCGCATCGGCGAAGGTATGCTCTCGGTAACGGCAGGGCTGTCGTTCAACCTGAACCGCCGCGGCTTCAAGCGTGCCTCGCAGGCTCAGCCCGTGGACTACACGTCGTACCTGGATCGTATCAAGCGGCTCGAAAACACCAACAACGAACTCGCATCGCAGAATTCGGAACTGAGCGACGAGAACGAGAAGCTGCGCAACATGCCGCCCAAGGTGGTTGCCGAGCAGAAGGTATCCGCATCGCCCGTGGCGCTCTTCTTCAAGATCGGCAAGGCCACGCTCGACAAGAAAGAGCAGACCAACCTCGAATTCTACGTAAGGAACGCCATGAAGGCCGACAAGGACAAGACCTTCACGCTGATCGGCTCGGCAGACAAGGATACCGGCACGAAGGAGATCAACCAGCGGCTGAGCGAACAGCGCATGGAGTACGTCTACAACCTCTTGAAGGACAAGTACGGCATCGACCCGTCCCGTTTGGTCAAGAAAGCCGAAGGCGACACCAACAACCGGTTCGCAGAGCCGGAACTGAACCGCGCCGTAATCGTGGAATAA
- a CDS encoding fimbrillin family protein has protein sequence MKKLFVIAMLATVGMAACSKDDTAPAGGPKKYVQVTIPEEMVSGETRTSIDGTTTNWVAGDKVAVLLYDGAATMTCEFTADKSGPTTTFSGEVPIGSYSLAAAYYPYDCNATFDAVNKTFKHTWGSEYCTDNLAAYDFMYTNIWEEPFEINEATTQLPVHFTFKPLMARIKISLGLGANETPKKVILETDSNVLPTSGTIDALENFTASSVTNSIAVPTNRKEFVVGLLPVGIHSTMTVKVMTTDGLTYSDKSFTLAGLKRNHHYTMSVPCNKKTVTITVPDAIDQKYGTHTYQDNGFYTVDSQYDPEGIFNDWYFYQAEIKSDKNGDDKLKKNRIQLQIPAGFNNANNGAFVTAPIQCDGSKTVKVSFEVATNRIGNIEYRIGVTGNGPITESWLRDRNNILNGNDQKCKSGTQTHTFTVTNGQRLMIKILSTAGSYHVEFADFTYTVE, from the coding sequence ATGAAAAAATTATTCGTTATAGCAATGCTCGCAACGGTCGGCATGGCCGCGTGCAGCAAGGACGATACGGCTCCGGCCGGCGGCCCGAAAAAGTATGTCCAGGTAACCATCCCCGAGGAGATGGTTTCCGGGGAGACCCGTACTTCCATCGACGGCACCACGACCAACTGGGTGGCCGGTGACAAAGTCGCCGTGCTCCTCTACGACGGAGCTGCGACGATGACATGCGAGTTCACGGCCGACAAGTCGGGCCCGACCACGACGTTCTCGGGCGAGGTGCCCATCGGTTCCTACTCGCTGGCGGCGGCTTATTATCCGTACGACTGCAACGCCACGTTCGACGCCGTGAACAAGACCTTCAAGCACACCTGGGGATCGGAATACTGCACGGACAACCTGGCTGCCTATGACTTCATGTATACGAACATCTGGGAGGAGCCGTTCGAAATCAACGAGGCGACGACCCAACTGCCCGTACACTTCACGTTCAAACCGCTGATGGCCCGCATCAAGATCTCGCTCGGACTGGGTGCGAACGAAACGCCCAAGAAAGTCATCCTGGAGACCGACAGCAACGTATTGCCGACCTCCGGTACGATCGACGCCCTGGAGAACTTCACGGCATCGTCCGTAACCAATTCGATCGCAGTTCCCACGAACCGGAAAGAGTTCGTAGTGGGCCTGCTCCCCGTGGGCATCCACTCGACCATGACCGTGAAGGTAATGACTACCGACGGGCTGACCTACTCGGACAAGTCGTTCACGCTGGCCGGCCTGAAGCGCAACCACCACTACACGATGAGCGTACCCTGCAACAAGAAAACGGTGACGATCACCGTACCCGATGCCATCGACCAGAAGTACGGTACGCATACCTATCAGGACAACGGATTCTACACGGTCGATTCCCAATACGACCCGGAAGGAATTTTCAATGACTGGTATTTTTACCAGGCAGAGATCAAGAGCGACAAGAACGGCGACGACAAACTCAAGAAGAACCGCATCCAGCTGCAGATTCCTGCGGGCTTCAACAACGCAAACAACGGCGCTTTCGTGACGGCCCCGATCCAGTGCGATGGTTCGAAAACCGTGAAGGTATCCTTCGAGGTAGCGACCAACCGTATAGGCAATATTGAGTACAGGATCGGCGTAACGGGCAACGGCCCGATCACCGAATCGTGGCTCCGCGACAGGAACAACATCCTGAACGGCAACGACCAAAAGTGCAAATCCGGTACGCAGACCCATACGTTTACGGTCACCAACGGACAGCGTCTCATGATCAAGATACTATCTACCGCAGGATCTTACCACGTAGAGTTCGCGGACTTCACCTATACGGTCGAATAA